Below is a genomic region from Trichoderma asperellum chromosome 2, complete sequence.
CGCATATTCTTCAACGTGTCTTGGCTGATAAACTCGGTGATGTCCATGGGCCTCCCCAATGTGATCGTATAAGGCGGTGGTCTCCGCAGAGTAAATACTTTGAAGTTCATGGCTTCTCGCGCTTCCATGGCGATTTGTCGATTACACAGAAAGATCCCGGGCGTGACTTTGAGCCGCGCCGGGACGTGAGGCGTTGGTAAGACACACTTTGGCAGCCTCCTCCTGTCGTGTTCCCCTTCCCCTCGCGCACAGTCATATTCCATACGTGCAAATATCGGGCGAAAGTCCGGATACTCGAGAACAAACATGTAGATCTCATGGCGGATATGATACGGCAATAAAAGAAACGGGGAGGCGCGGCAGTCTTGGGAATGGGCTTGAGAAGCATCCATAATGGGGGATGGGATCGTCGTGCTCATGTTGCTTGAGAAGGTGTTTAATCGCGAATGGGAGGAAAAGAGccggaggagagagagaaatcaGGCTCGATGATGAATGGCGAATAAGGTTGAGATGACGTAGCTTGCACATCTTTCCATATTCATGATATCGCATATGCAAAAATAAGCGGATATTCAACATGATCTGGCGTGCCTGTTAGAAGCAGGGTATAGGTTTATTTAGCTATACAATTCGTTTTTACGAAACTCCAACGCCACACTGACTTCAATTACACATAATAGCACATGTACTGTGCCAATCGCTGTGCCGTATTACAGTAAGCCGATTCAGCCACAGATTGGTCGCACATTATTACCTAAAGCGAACCCAACAATATACGTAGACAAAGCCCCAGAAAACCTCCAAACTATGCGTCTCTAGTAAAGCCACGTACCAACTTATACATCTGCCGGTCCACGTATGTAAGTGTTGGGACGCAGACGCCCGAAATGCTTCTAAATATAGAGAGTTTATTTCTTAGAGTTAggctacttaaataaattacctCGCTATACCATCTAAAAGTGGAGGTAGTTACGCACTATAATTCCGACACCGGAATTGCCAGTACAGTAACTCAATGGCCCCTGGTCTGGCCGAAATGAAGCATTTCGCATTTAAACCATCCATTGAATTCGaacaaaaagcagaaaacaCAGCAAAGGCTTTGAGctcaatttttcttcttcagcttatGTCCACACCATTgactgtttttttcttttcttttattatttgaAGTTTGAGCCACTTGAATTGCTTCTGGATACTTTGAGCGTTGGTTGTTGAAATGTCTTTGTTCTTAACCTTTGTTATCGTAGCTATGTGATTGATCTTTCCTTGCCCAAAGCTATTTCCTCCAATCATAAAATCCTCCCTTGAATACATTACCAAGTCTCGAATACTGCTATAAGTATTAAGCACCTCGCTACAGATGTCGGGTACCAGTCTACACTCACATAAACCTCCCTTCACTGTGTGTGCAGCGACATCACAGCGCCATGAATGAGCCGTGGGCCAAAGCCGCCATACAAGGAGAACTTTGTGAATCAAGCCGTGATTAAAGCGATTACATCTTCAGCGAGAGTGCGTATGTCTGCCGCGAGTAACACAAGATTTTCCCGGCTTTATTGAAGACCGCCGGTTATACCCAACATTCACCTAAACACGGGTAAATGCTGATTCTGGCGTAATACAGAAATTATGCTGTATAAATGCTTGAAAATTTTCtgggattttataaaactaaagtaaCAACTCAGCATGACAAGTCACAGCAAAAATGAAGATCGAGTGTATCGTTTGCGGAGACTTCAAGGAACCGGAAGACTTCTCTTCGTCCCTGATTACACAAGAATGCAAACATTTCCCCACAACATGTTTAGAATGTTTGAGACGCGCTCTGAGATCTGAGCTCGAGCGGAAACACTGGGAGGCAATCAAGTGTCCGCAGTGCAGTACCATTTTTAAATACCAGGACATACAAAAGTTCGCAGACGATGAAACAAAGAGGAAATACGACACTCTGATAATACAACGTGCGGTCAAGGATGATCCCAACTTCATATGGGTATGTTCTTCTCTAGTCTCCTGACTTCTCTGCAACCGCAATACTGactctcttttgctttgcttaGTGCTCCTCTGACTGTGGCTCCGGTCAGCTTCATGAGGGAGGCAGCGACGAGCCAATCATGAAGTGCAACTCTTGCGGCAACTTGACTTGTTCTCAACACAGAGTAGCTTGGCACAAAGGATTGACATGCGAGCAGTACGACGAAAAGGAGGCAGCACACCATACAAAAGAGGATAAAGGCAGTGCAAAAACGATCAAACAGGTAACAAAATCCTGTCCAAAATGCAAGGCACATATTGAGAAGAATGGAGGATGGTGAGTATtgataccttttttttattcgcCAATATTTATTACGATGGGCATTTTGATCAAGTACACTAATATACTATTTAGTTCGTATATGACTTGTAAGGgtttattttcctttctcattCGTTTGCATCCATTCTAGGCTTGTTATCCGCAAACCACCGATAACCAAACTCCGTTGAGTGACATTAAACTCTATTGTGAAATTGACGCGAACTTTTAACGAAATTGTCTTAAACAGGCTCCAGGTGCGGCCACCAGTTCTGCTGGAAATGCAGGAGACGATGGAGTCCACATAGCTGCAGctgttaataaaaaaaaaccagccATTTCAGTATCCCGATAACAGAGAAATGGTATTACACATGTTATTTGTAGCTACGTAAAGATAAGATACTAATCTATAATCAAATCACAGGCTCCAAATGCTTACATCAGTTTTGCTGGGAATGCTTGGAAGACTATAAGACAATTCTAAAGATGGACAACAGCGCACATGAAAGACAATGTCCGTTTCATACGGAGAATCTGCCTTAGTGTCCTGGTTTACCATATTGGTGTGGATGGAAGCCATTATGTATGTCGTATTTATTGTATGCTGTTATtaaaagagaagattgaTGTAAGAGTGAAGCTAAAGGAAGTGGACCTTATCTAAGCATCATACTTTAAAGAGGTGGTACACATGGAACCAAAATAATGATaataagaaataaataaataaataaaaacaacaaaaggaAAGCTATCAAATAAGTGTTATAGTCTCATGCCGTGCTGGCCAGAGACCACGCAATGGAGACGTCATATACAACCCAAGTCGTCTATAGGTTGATGGTCCATGGCTAGAGGGCTTCAAGATCAAGTATTTATCATCATGTCCCACTGGATCCATCAAGATCACTTCGTCACCAACACACATTTCTGTAGAATCCCCAAGAATGTCAGGGAATATCTCTCCGTCTGGTATCAGATTAGACCTATGAATTCCATCATCGGAGATAAGCTGCAATTGGAAGGCATCTCTATGATCTTTATGGGCGATTATAATTCCTCTGAATGTATCAACTGTCGCCATCAGAGTCGCCGAAGACACACTACCATACATATTAGGACCGGCAGGAGAACAATTTACGTGCAGATTCTTCAAAGCTCCCAGAGTACTTTGAGAGGGTGAGAACATGATGCGGCCTGTAACTGACGCCCAAGACCACGTTGGAGCAGATTCTGGCTGAACGCGGCgactcttccttttccctccatGCAAATTCATTCCGCGATCTAAACAGAACCACAACAGAGATGAAGCAAAAGAGTCGCTCCATAATCCAGCATGAAACTCGATTGAAGGATTTC
It encodes:
- a CDS encoding uncharacterized protein (EggNog:ENOG41) — translated: MSTTIPSPIMDASQAHSQDCRASPFLLLPYHIRHEIYMFVLEYPDFRPIFARMEYDCARGEGEHDRRRLPKCVLPTPHVPARLKVTPGIFLCNRQIAMEAREAMNFKVFTLRRPPPYTITLGRPMDITEFISQDTLKNMRRVELVMNLFDDARGWCKTVEILLDVWSTANHLKKIDISLEQPEELPSGTLWHERSARHIIKMLSMIQSFARECGIELTGTPLPALNVKKANVDL